Within Runella rosea, the genomic segment GTTTTAAAGTATGTTTTGAATTTACAACGCAAATTTCGTGCAAAATGGTTTATTGCGTCATGAAAACTTACCAAATCAAGGAATAATGCAATGAGCCAGTAAGTGGTAACAGCAGTTCTTGTTGTCCTTTGACGGTACGAACCACGGGCTTGCTTTTAGGGTCAATGCGCACATAATACCTTTGGCCGTCAATTTCATACAAGCCTTTTTCTAACAATGAAATGCTCTTGCCCGCTACTAACCGAACGTACGTATTCGGCAGATTACTAGCAGTGATGGTACGCGTAAGTCCGCCGTTTTCGGGGGCTATTTCGTCGGTGATGTCGCCGTTACGAGTACGGTAAGTTAGTGTGGGGATTCCTGCGGGGTTTAGGCGATACCCTTTAAATGATAAATCAACCGACGAATCGGGCCACGCGGTGTTGAGGTCGGTCAACACGGCAAAGTCGGTTTGACCAGCGGTGAGGATGGCCGAGCCCATCGGATGCAGAATCTGCGGTTCGCCGCGCTCGTACCACATCTCGGTCACGTTGGCAAATCCACCCTTCCAAAATTGAAGAATAGAACCGCGATTAAGGTCTAAGCTGTAATGAATGCCTTCGGGCGTACCGACCGAAAGGCAATGCGTGCGCTTGTTTTTTTCGCCTTCGCGTTGAATGAACGAGCGTACTAATTCAGCTTTGCCAGTAGCGATTACTTCAATAGTAGGGATGGGCGTGGGTTCGGGTAAAGACGAAGTCACATGCAAAGGATACTGACGTACACCCTGCGTAGCCACAAACATTCCCAACCCAGGCCGACGCCACGTAAACTTGTGATGATGGAGACGGAAAGGGTGCAAACCTTTGGTTAAATGAACCGTAATGGGTACGTAATTTTGTAGGAAGTCATTCCATTGGTAAGGTAAGACCGTTTTGCCGTCAATCTCAAGAGCAGCGTTGGACATATAGGCCAGTTGGAAGGTATAATCAGCTTCCTGCGCCACGTCCAGTTGGCC encodes:
- a CDS encoding family 16 glycoside hydrolase gives rise to the protein MKIHIAFQTGCLLLAAGLIFSLNAQNQGMTQLATDGNAPFQLSGDWKAAGSVTLHPEKASFVKTTPSTDKNTSLILGKTGAKAAVALGVGDIVLKMEFMLAPGTNAALTLPGGYAIRLNDSWKSPRLDANVSAGIGALPPLQNAAKAPGLWQSMTVQFKRAGQTTAAQIEKLVLNGVTVQENAFLSTPPTTETALSLEVVSGMAAFRNVFYQLLNDTRPVALRNLSYMLYKAGNDKPKELLAENLLKKDTTSILTREWGMGNNSYYLLYDGQLDVAQEADYTFQLAYMSNAALEIDGKTVLPYQWNDFLQNYVPITVHLTKGLHPFRLHHHKFTWRRPGLGMFVATQGVRQYPLHVTSSLPEPTPIPTIEVIATGKAELVRSFIQREGEKNKRTHCLSVGTPEGIHYSLDLNRGSILQFWKGGFANVTEMWYERGEPQILHPMGSAILTAGQTDFAVLTDLNTAWPDSSVDLSFKGYRLNPAGIPTLTYRTRNGDITDEIAPENGGLTRTITASNLPNTYVRLVAGKSISLLEKGLYEIDGQRYYVRIDPKSKPVVRTVKGQQELLLPLTGSLHYSLIW